The Apibacter raozihei DNA segment TTCTTTCCTTTCCTGAGAAAATCTTATTCCAGAGATTCCCTTATATAAAGATTCTTTTACTTCATGCAAATTTTTCCCTAAACAGGAATAAATTCCCATTCCGGTAACCACTACCCTTCTCATGAATAGATTCCTCCGTTAATGTTAATAACTTCCCCAGTTATATACGCTGCTTTTTCAGAAGCTAAAAAACAAACTAAGTCGGCTACTTCTTCAGCTTTGCCAAAACGATTCATGGGAATCATTTTTTTAAGCTCATTTTCATCAAGTTCGCTGGTCATATCTGTTTCAATGAATCCTGGAGCCACAGCATTAACGGTAATTTTTCGTTTAGCAACTTCTTGTGCCAATGCTTTTGTTGCTGCTACCAAGGCTCCTTTAGCTGCTGAATAATTTACTTGTCCGGCAGTTCCTTTAACTCCTGAAACAGATACTATGTTGATAATACGACCGTACCGGTTTCTAACCAATCTTTCTATCAATGTTCTGGTAACATTATAAAAGCCGTTTAAGCTTGTATTAATGACTTGGTCCCAAGCTTCATTTTCCATCCACACAAATAAACCATCTGCTGTAATTCCCGCATTGTTAATTATGGTTTCAACCACAGCTTCCGGATTTTCCTTTTGCCAGCTTTCCAAAACCGATAATGTTTGTTCCCTGTTAGAAACGTCAAAAGGTATTAATTCTGCAAAACCACCGAATTCTTCAATTCTACGTTTGGTATCTTCCGCCTCGGACTGGTTAGAACGATAATTGATCAGCACAGAATATTTTAATTCTTTTGCTAATTTCAAGCATATTTCTTTTCCTATCCCACGGGAACCTCCTGTAACTAAGGCATACTTCGTTTTCATAGAACTGTTTTATTATTTCTTTAGATATTCTTTAATTTTCATCAGCGGTTCACTCAAAATATCATCCTGATCAAATTTTGGTACTATTTTTCTAATTTCAGTGTATAATTTTTTTCCTTTCTCCGAAATTTCATCTTCATATTTTAGATAATCTACTGCCTGAATAAGTGTCAAAACATAAATTGAAAGCACTTCGTAAGTATTATCTATTACTTTTTCAGTTAACAGGGCTGCATTTGTTCCCATGCTTACTATATCCTGATTATCTTTATTGTTAGGAATACTGTGTGTGTATATAGGCGTAGCGAGCGTTTGGTTTTCAGCAGTAGTAGATGTTGCTGTAAATTGGGCGGCCTGCATTCCAAAATTAAGACCTAAAGTACCTAAATTAACAAATGCTGGTAATATCTCATTAAGCGATGGGTTTAATAAGTAATTCAATTGTCTTTCCAGCAACATACTTAATTTAGTTATACAAATTCTTAATTTGTCCATTTCTAAAGAAACATAATCTCCATGAAAATTTCCACCATGATAAACATTTCGTGTATTTATGTCTACAATGGGATTATCATTTGCTGAATTTACTTCATTAATCAAAATAGTCTCTACCTGATTAATTGTGTCTTGTATAGGCCCTAATATTTGGGGCACACAACGTAAAGAATAGTATTCCTGAACTTTTTCTTTAAAAACAGATTCATTTCTATTTCCTGTATATAAGTGGTCTTCTCTTTTTCTTATTAATTTACTATCTGAAACAATTTCTCTGATTTCTTTAGCTATATTTTGTTGCCCCTGATGTTTTTTTACTCCATTCAATTCTTCTGAGAAATGGT contains these protein-coding regions:
- a CDS encoding HAL/PAL/TAL family ammonia-lyase; translated protein: MVKISDLISFDSFESVVLYNEGIELENSTLERIENSFSFLKEFAKNKIIYGVNTGFGPMAQYRISEKDQLQLQYNLIRSHSAGMGEILSPVYARAVLLARLQTLSLGNSGVHISVINLMKEFINKEIYPVIHKHGGVGASGDLVQLAHLALGLIGEGKLWYKGEITDAQVVFKKENIQPIEIHLREGLALINGTSVMTGIGLVNIWYAKKLLNWSILTSALINEIVQAFDDHFSEELNGVKKHQGQQNIAKEIREIVSDSKLIRKREDHLYTGNRNESVFKEKVQEYYSLRCVPQILGPIQDTINQVETILINEVNSANDNPIVDINTRNVYHGGNFHGDYVSLEMDKLRICITKLSMLLERQLNYLLNPSLNEILPAFVNLGTLGLNFGMQAAQFTATSTTAENQTLATPIYTHSIPNNKDNQDIVSMGTNAALLTEKVIDNTYEVLSIYVLTLIQAVDYLKYEDEISEKGKKLYTEIRKIVPKFDQDDILSEPLMKIKEYLKK
- the fabG gene encoding 3-oxoacyl-ACP reductase FabG translates to MKTKYALVTGGSRGIGKEICLKLAKELKYSVLINYRSNQSEAEDTKRRIEEFGGFAELIPFDVSNREQTLSVLESWQKENPEAVVETIINNAGITADGLFVWMENEAWDQVINTSLNGFYNVTRTLIERLVRNRYGRIINIVSVSGVKGTAGQVNYSAAKGALVAATKALAQEVAKRKITVNAVAPGFIETDMTSELDENELKKMIPMNRFGKAEEVADLVCFLASEKAAYITGEVININGGIYS